Proteins found in one Labrenzia sp. VG12 genomic segment:
- a CDS encoding STM3941 family protein translates to MMIDPGETLRFKRSLARTLLLLSLSIPFVGLGYVLTTGVFDAPGSEGDGRILGIVCMAFFGGLGLFGAIRLLLKPDQAIQIGPEGIRDTRISADWLPWAHITGISTWRSRGSSFIILDLDETFETTLNQSALYKTYRLANALVGAQGHCLNPMAFGVSFRDLQSVVLAYAEAHGAPAVE, encoded by the coding sequence ATGATGATCGATCCCGGGGAAACGCTCCGCTTCAAACGCTCCCTTGCCAGGACGCTGCTGCTGTTGAGCCTGAGCATCCCCTTCGTGGGTCTTGGTTACGTGCTGACAACGGGCGTCTTCGACGCTCCCGGCAGCGAGGGCGACGGCCGGATCCTCGGCATTGTCTGCATGGCGTTTTTCGGCGGTCTCGGCCTTTTTGGCGCGATCCGCCTGCTGCTGAAGCCCGATCAGGCCATCCAGATCGGCCCCGAGGGCATCCGCGACACCCGGATTTCAGCGGACTGGCTGCCCTGGGCCCACATCACCGGGATATCCACCTGGCGAAGCCGCGGCTCCTCCTTCATCATACTGGACCTCGACGAGACCTTCGAGACCACCTTGAATCAGTCTGCCCTCTACAAGACCTACCGGCTCGCAAATGCGCTGGTCGGTGCACAAGGGCATTGCCTGAACCCGATGGCTTTTGGTGTGTCCTTCAGGGACTTGCAGTCGGTCGTCCTGGCCTATGCCGAAGCGCATGGAGCGCCGGCAGTAGAATAG
- a CDS encoding ABC transporter substrate-binding protein codes for MTFVLFALCVAQQGQSAHAADCPRDGTLIAGAGDYRPYNIVEGDTVSGMDFEVIETILNKMGCRLTKVPLPWARHLKAMQNGTVDLATPVTKTPDREAFAHFSEPYINADEILFVAAGTEPSYSTLSAFFEQGHRLGVIREYAYGGDFPGLKNTYADQIETTDSQELNLKQLMLGRVDAVLGETFVITAEIGKLRLSDKIKATNVVVASEPNYIMFAKKSVPIEFVAAFNAELKAMKDSGDFERITSKYKQTRVLN; via the coding sequence GTGACGTTCGTCCTGTTTGCGCTTTGCGTTGCACAACAAGGTCAGTCTGCCCATGCAGCAGACTGTCCGCGGGACGGCACCCTGATCGCGGGGGCTGGAGACTACAGACCCTACAACATCGTCGAGGGTGATACCGTCAGCGGCATGGATTTCGAAGTCATCGAAACCATCCTCAACAAGATGGGCTGCCGGCTCACCAAGGTGCCCCTGCCCTGGGCCCGCCATCTGAAAGCCATGCAGAACGGCACGGTGGACCTTGCAACGCCTGTCACCAAGACACCGGACAGAGAGGCATTCGCCCATTTCAGCGAACCCTATATAAATGCCGACGAAATCCTGTTCGTCGCTGCCGGAACCGAGCCCTCCTACAGCACGCTCTCAGCCTTTTTCGAACAGGGCCATCGCCTTGGCGTTATCCGCGAATACGCTTATGGCGGTGATTTTCCCGGACTGAAGAACACCTATGCGGACCAGATCGAGACAACCGACAGCCAGGAACTCAATCTGAAACAACTGATGCTCGGCCGGGTGGATGCCGTCCTCGGAGAAACCTTCGTCATCACCGCCGAAATTGGCAAGCTGCGCCTCAGTGACAAGATCAAGGCTACCAACGTCGTCGTCGCCTCAGAACCCAACTACATCATGTTCGCCAAGAAGAGCGTCCCGATAGAGTTCGTTGCCGCCTTCAACGCGGAGCTGAAAGCCATGAAGGACAGTGGCGACTTCGAGCGCATTACCTCCAAGTACAAACAAACGCGGGTGCTCAATTGA
- a CDS encoding DUF2267 domain-containing protein: MPMPQTYFLASRDFDAFIKDVRNTCMLQTHHQAYHTLRAVLHTFRSHLTAQQALDFANVLPAVPRAIFVEDWTLSDSPPPFSDRAALIREMKSVRKDHNLAPESAIEDVATALRRSSIDERELDRVLAGFPDGAVDFWKVDR, translated from the coding sequence ATGCCGATGCCCCAGACCTATTTCCTCGCTTCCCGGGACTTCGACGCCTTCATCAAGGACGTGCGCAACACCTGCATGCTGCAAACCCATCATCAGGCCTATCACACGCTGCGCGCCGTGCTGCACACCTTCCGCAGCCACCTGACCGCCCAGCAGGCTCTTGATTTCGCAAATGTGCTGCCGGCCGTGCCACGGGCCATCTTCGTCGAGGACTGGACGCTCTCAGACAGCCCGCCGCCCTTTTCGGACCGGGCCGCACTGATCCGGGAAATGAAATCCGTCCGCAAGGATCACAACCTGGCCCCGGAAAGCGCGATCGAGGACGTTGCGACCGCCCTGCGCCGGTCCTCCATCGATGAGCGGGAGCTGGACCGGGTGCTGGCGGGATTTCCGGACGGAGCGGTGGATTTCTGGAAGGTGGATCGGTAG
- the prfH gene encoding peptide chain release factor H, whose translation MNSASQQHLLVTSGDGPRECRRAVALVLRRIEREALLKGLRFCATVPDSSCERDPASALVTLTGPDADNVASVWSGTVKWTCKSPFRPHCKRQNWFVGVFPVTRQEHGDLRLDPKDLRIETFRAGGPGGQHQNTTDSGVRITHMPTGVSAHSTDERSQHRNRQVALDRLRARFLLKSQEQAAQNRSDHNRKHRQLERGNPVRTFKGERFEETR comes from the coding sequence ATGAACTCAGCTTCACAACAACACCTTCTGGTGACCAGCGGTGACGGTCCCCGGGAGTGCCGCAGGGCTGTTGCGCTTGTGCTGCGCAGGATCGAGAGGGAAGCGTTGCTGAAAGGGCTTCGCTTCTGCGCCACCGTTCCGGACAGCAGCTGCGAACGCGATCCGGCGTCGGCCCTGGTCACGTTGACGGGACCGGATGCAGACAATGTTGCCAGTGTCTGGTCGGGCACCGTCAAGTGGACCTGCAAGAGCCCGTTCCGGCCGCATTGCAAGCGGCAGAACTGGTTTGTCGGCGTCTTTCCCGTGACCCGGCAGGAACATGGCGACCTCCGGCTGGACCCAAAAGACCTGCGCATCGAGACCTTTCGGGCCGGCGGACCGGGTGGGCAGCACCAGAACACCACCGACAGTGGCGTCCGGATCACCCATATGCCGACCGGCGTCTCGGCCCACTCAACCGATGAACGCTCCCAGCATCGTAATCGGCAGGTGGCGCTGGACCGTTTGCGAGCCCGTTTCCTCCTGAAAAGCCAGGAGCAGGCCGCCCAAAACAGATCCGATCACAACCGGAAACACAGGCAGCTGGAGCGCGGAAACCCGGTCAGGACCTTCAAGGGGGAGCGCTTTGAAGAGACACGATGA
- a CDS encoding STM3941 family protein: MFLSSPPDIVETSGTTEIHYSMGKTLYYLAFGAIATCIAAFMTIAIWQESGAQGAHRLLPVLLPVIFLCIFASMFLFYLVRFARLNRPPVIIGPDGVFDERCVTAPIPWSQIRRVLKRTRSVNKGRLHYVVLHVDETALRTLRSSKRRFHRYNKFWGYGDVALLASNLTGSHRRLLHVVEAYARAYGAPAARDWE, encoded by the coding sequence TTGTTTCTTTCATCGCCGCCAGACATCGTTGAAACGTCCGGAACAACGGAAATCCATTATTCCATGGGCAAGACACTCTATTATCTGGCGTTCGGGGCAATCGCGACATGCATTGCAGCTTTCATGACGATCGCCATATGGCAGGAATCTGGAGCGCAGGGCGCACATCGTCTTCTTCCGGTTCTTCTTCCGGTGATTTTTCTCTGCATTTTCGCCAGCATGTTCCTTTTCTATCTGGTCAGGTTTGCACGCCTGAACCGTCCTCCGGTCATCATCGGTCCGGACGGTGTTTTCGACGAACGCTGCGTGACAGCTCCGATACCGTGGTCGCAAATTAGGCGTGTCTTGAAGCGAACCCGATCCGTTAACAAAGGGCGGCTCCACTATGTCGTTTTGCATGTTGATGAGACAGCACTGCGCACGCTGCGCAGCTCGAAACGTCGGTTCCACCGCTACAACAAGTTCTGGGGCTATGGAGATGTCGCCTTGCTCGCCTCCAATCTGACCGGCTCCCATCGCAGGCTGTTGCACGTTGTCGAAGCTTACGCGCGGGCTTATGGCGCCCCGGCAGCCAGGGACTGGGAGTGA
- a CDS encoding NADP-dependent isocitrate dehydrogenase — protein MTAMADIIYTKVDEAPELASASFLPIIRSFTKAAGLTIGTRDISLAGRILANFPDYLTDDQKQSDDLAELGEMVKQPDANVIKLPNISASQPQLNAAIKELQEQGYKLPDYPADPQSDEEKSVKARYDAIKGSAVNPVLREGNSDRRAPKAVKEYAKKNPHRMGEWVSSSKTHVATMGESDFRSNEKSVTVGAASAGTAKIEFVAKNGSATTLKGDWPLEDGDVIDATYMSVRALADFLEQQIEDAKNQGILFSLHMKATMMKVSDPIIFGHCVKVFLKDVFAKHAATFAELGVNPDLGIGDLETKVATLPADKAAEIQADIKAALDNGPAMYMVNSDKGITNLHVSSDVIIDASMPAVIRAGGKGWGPDGKEADTKCVIPDSSYAGVYSAVIDFCRENGALDPAKMGTVPNVGLMAQKAEEYGSHPQTFKAPADGTIRVVDAAGTTLIEHGVEEGDIWRACRTKDAPIRDWVKLGVTRARLSGMPGVFWLDETRGHDAELIKKVNAYLPDHDTSGLDLKIMAPTEAAKYSTERIARGEDTIAITGNVLRDYLTDLYPILEVGTSAKMLSIVPLMNGGGLFETGAGGSAPKHVQQLQEENYLRWDSLGEFCALGASLEHLANVKDNAKAQVLADALDKAIEGLLDNNKSPARKVGGLDNRGSHFYIALYWAQALAAQDQDAELKAHFAPVAEALSSNEDAIVAELNGVQGGAADTGGYYHAPQAKVDAVMRPSATLNGIIG, from the coding sequence GTGACCGCCATGGCTGATATCATCTACACCAAGGTCGACGAAGCGCCGGAACTGGCAAGTGCCTCGTTCCTGCCGATCATCCGCTCCTTCACCAAGGCTGCCGGGCTGACCATCGGCACCCGCGACATCTCGCTGGCCGGCCGTATCCTGGCGAACTTCCCGGACTATCTCACCGACGACCAGAAGCAGTCGGACGACCTTGCCGAGCTCGGCGAAATGGTCAAGCAGCCGGACGCCAATGTCATCAAGCTGCCGAACATCTCCGCCTCCCAGCCGCAGCTGAACGCGGCCATCAAGGAACTGCAGGAGCAGGGTTACAAGCTGCCGGACTATCCGGCCGATCCGCAGTCGGATGAGGAAAAGTCCGTCAAGGCCCGCTATGACGCCATCAAGGGCTCCGCCGTGAACCCGGTGCTGCGCGAGGGCAATTCCGACCGCCGCGCACCGAAGGCCGTCAAGGAATATGCCAAGAAGAACCCGCACCGCATGGGGGAATGGGTCAGCTCCTCCAAGACGCATGTCGCCACGATGGGCGAAAGCGATTTCCGCTCCAACGAGAAATCCGTGACCGTTGGCGCCGCCTCCGCAGGCACCGCCAAAATCGAATTCGTTGCCAAGAACGGCAGCGCCACCACGCTGAAGGGTGACTGGCCGCTGGAAGACGGTGACGTCATCGACGCGACCTACATGAGCGTGCGCGCGCTGGCCGACTTCCTCGAGCAGCAGATCGAGGACGCCAAGAACCAGGGCATCCTGTTCTCGCTCCACATGAAAGCGACCATGATGAAGGTCTCCGACCCGATCATCTTCGGCCATTGCGTGAAAGTGTTCCTGAAGGACGTCTTCGCCAAGCACGCTGCCACCTTTGCCGAGCTCGGCGTCAATCCGGATCTCGGCATCGGCGACCTGGAAACCAAGGTTGCCACACTGCCTGCCGACAAGGCCGCCGAAATCCAGGCAGACATCAAGGCCGCGCTCGACAACGGTCCGGCCATGTACATGGTGAACTCCGACAAGGGCATCACCAACCTGCATGTCTCCTCCGACGTCATCATCGACGCCTCCATGCCGGCCGTCATCCGCGCCGGCGGCAAGGGCTGGGGCCCGGACGGCAAGGAAGCCGATACCAAATGCGTGATCCCGGACTCGTCCTATGCTGGTGTCTATTCCGCTGTCATCGATTTCTGCCGCGAGAATGGCGCGCTTGATCCGGCCAAGATGGGCACGGTGCCGAATGTCGGCCTGATGGCCCAGAAGGCCGAGGAATACGGCTCTCACCCGCAGACCTTCAAGGCCCCGGCCGACGGCACCATCCGGGTCGTTGATGCCGCCGGCACCACCCTGATCGAGCACGGTGTTGAAGAAGGCGACATCTGGCGCGCCTGCCGTACCAAGGACGCCCCGATCCGCGACTGGGTCAAGCTCGGCGTCACCCGCGCCCGCCTCTCCGGCATGCCCGGCGTCTTCTGGCTGGATGAAACCCGCGGTCATGACGCGGAGCTGATCAAGAAGGTCAATGCCTATCTGCCGGACCACGACACGTCCGGTCTGGACCTGAAGATCATGGCACCGACCGAAGCGGCCAAATACTCCACCGAGCGGATCGCCCGCGGTGAAGACACGATCGCCATCACCGGCAACGTCCTGCGCGACTACCTCACCGATCTCTATCCGATCCTGGAAGTCGGCACCTCGGCCAAGATGCTGTCCATCGTTCCGCTGATGAATGGCGGTGGCCTGTTCGAGACCGGCGCCGGCGGATCTGCGCCGAAACACGTGCAGCAGCTGCAGGAAGAAAACTACCTGCGCTGGGACTCGCTCGGAGAGTTCTGCGCCCTCGGCGCCTCCCTGGAGCACCTTGCCAACGTCAAGGACAACGCCAAGGCCCAGGTCCTGGCCGACGCGCTCGACAAGGCGATTGAAGGCCTGCTCGACAACAACAAGTCCCCGGCCCGCAAGGTGGGCGGCCTCGACAACCGCGGCAGCCACTTCTACATCGCGCTCTACTGGGCCCAGGCGCTGGCCGCCCAGGACCAGGACGCCGAGCTGAAGGCGCATTTTGCACCCGTCGCCGAAGCCCTTTCCAGCAATGAGGACGCCATCGTGGCCGAACTCAATGGCGTTCAGGGCGGTGCAGCCGACACCGGCGGCTACTACCATGCGCCGCAGGCCAAGGTCGATGCGGTCATGCGCCCGAGCGCGACGCTGAACGGCATTATCGGCTGA
- a CDS encoding PAS-domain containing protein gives MVEKDEIAQNRVLKIITENTKHGISFFDRDLVLVACNHRFAELLQFPSAFCEPGTPMRDLFYFNARRGEYGPGDIDEQVSQRMALAREFSAHKFERVRPDGMVIEVIGTPIDEGFVTTYTDITELRKAQKNLVEAEKMASLGSLVGGVAHEINTPLGICITAVSHFQTQVAQLDARFRSGEITEDDLTEFISTAREATQLLETNMNRAARLVKSFKQVAVDQTSEERRKIDLLKYFEEVLVSLTPELKKTRVKVNLEIPDGLSMDTYPGPLAQITTNLIMNSLIHGYAGGTEHEGAIRIAALQEQENRIRIQYEDTGRGIEADALGKVFDPFFTTNRDNGGSGLGLHIVYNLVTQKLAGTIECDSKPGSGTTFTLSLPVS, from the coding sequence ATGGTGGAAAAAGACGAAATAGCGCAAAATCGTGTTCTGAAGATCATCACGGAAAACACGAAGCACGGCATATCGTTCTTTGACCGGGACCTGGTGCTGGTTGCCTGTAATCATCGGTTTGCTGAACTGTTGCAGTTCCCGAGCGCGTTTTGCGAACCGGGAACGCCCATGAGGGACCTCTTCTATTTCAACGCGAGACGCGGGGAGTACGGCCCGGGTGATATCGATGAGCAAGTAAGCCAACGAATGGCGTTGGCACGTGAGTTTTCCGCTCACAAGTTTGAGCGCGTGCGCCCCGACGGTATGGTTATCGAAGTCATTGGTACACCGATAGACGAAGGCTTTGTTACGACCTACACCGACATTACCGAGCTGCGAAAGGCTCAGAAAAACCTGGTGGAAGCCGAAAAAATGGCTTCACTTGGCTCCCTCGTCGGAGGGGTGGCGCACGAAATCAATACCCCGTTGGGTATTTGCATTACGGCCGTGTCGCACTTTCAGACACAAGTCGCACAGCTTGATGCCCGTTTCCGGTCAGGTGAAATCACGGAAGACGATCTCACCGAATTCATTTCGACGGCACGGGAGGCAACCCAGCTCCTGGAAACCAACATGAACAGAGCCGCAAGGCTCGTGAAAAGCTTCAAGCAGGTAGCCGTTGACCAGACATCTGAGGAAAGGCGCAAGATCGACCTGCTCAAGTATTTTGAGGAGGTCCTGGTCAGTCTTACTCCCGAGTTGAAGAAAACCAGGGTCAAGGTAAACCTGGAAATACCCGATGGCTTGTCGATGGATACGTATCCCGGGCCCTTGGCGCAAATAACGACCAATTTGATAATGAACAGTCTCATTCACGGTTATGCGGGTGGGACTGAACATGAGGGAGCCATAAGGATTGCCGCGCTACAGGAACAGGAAAACCGGATCCGCATCCAATACGAAGATACGGGGCGCGGAATAGAGGCCGACGCCCTTGGAAAAGTATTCGATCCATTTTTCACAACAAACCGGGACAACGGTGGAAGCGGGCTGGGCCTTCACATTGTCTACAATCTGGTCACCCAGAAACTCGCAGGCACCATCGAGTGTGACAGCAAGCCTGGTTCGGGAACAACGTTCACGCTGTCACTTCCGGTGAGTTGA
- a CDS encoding RNA ligase RtcB family protein — MGTSQKVGAAQERAAPIHRFYSSQAWIEGAAEDQLALVAGLAGVSAVAAFPDLHPGKYGPVGAAILADRIYPQLIGNDIGCGMSLYALSLPARKLRLDKAAARLRQLEGVWGGNSRARLAASDLPGDLHGQALGTIGGGNHFCEVQQIDDSADACALKAAGLAKGDLVLLVHSGSRSLGMAVFETVLNRFDGLDPESADGKSYLEAHDQAVRWATLNRALIAERAADALRCEVSLVADAPHNLIEDRGDGLLHRKGAAKADQALVPLAGSRDALSYLLAPCSGRPQALASLAHGAGRKFDRRSMAGRAGDTRSAREKLARTSFGGIVVCEDRQLLIEEAPNAYKDPSQVLNDLQLTGLAAPVASLKPLLTYKRAVPQALESARQDKRRRQIERRGLR, encoded by the coding sequence ATGGGCACTTCTCAAAAGGTTGGAGCTGCGCAAGAGCGCGCGGCGCCCATCCATCGTTTTTATTCAAGTCAGGCCTGGATCGAAGGCGCTGCGGAAGACCAGCTTGCCCTTGTGGCCGGCTTGGCCGGCGTGTCTGCCGTCGCTGCCTTTCCGGACCTGCATCCCGGAAAATACGGACCGGTCGGCGCGGCGATCCTGGCGGACCGGATCTATCCTCAGCTGATCGGCAACGACATCGGCTGCGGCATGAGCCTTTATGCGCTCAGCCTGCCCGCCCGCAAGCTGCGGCTGGACAAGGCCGCCGCCAGGCTGCGCCAGCTCGAAGGCGTCTGGGGCGGCAATTCCAGGGCGCGCCTTGCAGCCAGCGACCTGCCGGGCGATCTTCACGGCCAGGCGCTCGGCACGATCGGCGGCGGCAATCACTTCTGCGAGGTCCAGCAAATTGACGACAGTGCCGATGCCTGCGCTCTGAAGGCCGCCGGCCTTGCCAAGGGGGACCTCGTTCTCCTGGTTCATTCCGGTTCCCGTTCGCTGGGCATGGCAGTGTTTGAAACAGTGCTGAACCGGTTCGACGGCCTTGACCCGGAAAGCGCCGACGGAAAGTCCTATCTGGAAGCGCATGACCAGGCGGTCCGATGGGCTACCCTGAACCGGGCATTGATTGCCGAACGGGCGGCTGACGCCCTGCGCTGCGAGGTCAGCCTTGTCGCCGACGCCCCGCACAATCTCATCGAGGATCGTGGAGACGGCCTTCTGCACCGCAAGGGGGCAGCGAAGGCCGACCAGGCGCTTGTGCCGCTCGCCGGATCACGCGATGCGCTCAGCTATCTGCTCGCCCCCTGCAGCGGGCGCCCGCAAGCACTGGCCTCCCTTGCCCATGGCGCAGGTCGCAAATTCGACCGCCGCTCCATGGCCGGACGGGCGGGTGACACAAGGTCGGCCCGGGAGAAACTCGCCCGGACTTCATTCGGCGGGATCGTCGTTTGCGAAGATCGTCAGCTGCTGATCGAGGAAGCGCCGAATGCCTACAAGGACCCGTCCCAGGTCCTCAATGACCTGCAATTGACGGGTCTCGCTGCCCCGGTTGCCAGCCTGAAACCGCTACTCACCTACAAAAGGGCCGTTCCGCAGGCGCTTGAAAGCGCCCGGCAGGACAAACGCAGGCGCCAGATCGAGCGCAGGGGGCTGCGATGA
- a CDS encoding DUF3369 domain-containing protein — MTLTAKGTEPGATESKPLFAKTAKASLFKKRSDEKISSASSSCRTWKVAIVDDDEQVHQVTKLALSGFSFRGDRLELVHAYSGKEARELFQEHPDIAVLLLDVVMEDDHSGLEFAKHVREELKNAHVRIVLRTGQPGHAPESRIISDYDINDYKEKTELTAQKLYTLMFSCLRSYRDIMALERNRRGLEHVISASQDIFTHDSISTFAEGVMEQISSLLYADQGALMCELNGLVTHENRAGITFLAGTGKFENKEGKVLNDFLPGEVLSRLSLVEDDSGSIEVGDHFLSYLSTKDGHRNILLISGVRFAHPSERRIMNLFCQNALIAFDNLNLRVEIEETQRELVYRLGEAVETRSRETGNHVQRVAEFSKILALKSGMSARDAEILKHASPMHDLGKIGIPDSILNKPAKLTEEEWEIMQNHASLGAQMLGNSDREILNVGAIVALEHHEKWDGTGYPNGKSGEEISLVGRITAITDVFDALSSDRCYKNAWPHDEVVQYLISEKGKHFDPDLVDLFIENMDEMRSVQSRYP; from the coding sequence ATGACTCTTACCGCTAAAGGGACCGAGCCGGGAGCCACTGAGAGCAAGCCACTATTCGCAAAGACCGCAAAGGCGTCTTTGTTCAAGAAGAGATCGGATGAAAAAATCTCTTCAGCTTCAAGTTCTTGCAGGACATGGAAGGTTGCCATCGTTGATGACGATGAGCAGGTGCACCAGGTCACCAAGTTGGCTTTGTCCGGCTTTTCGTTTCGGGGTGACAGGCTCGAGCTTGTTCACGCCTATTCCGGAAAAGAAGCAAGGGAGCTGTTTCAGGAGCACCCGGACATAGCGGTGCTGTTGCTGGATGTCGTGATGGAAGACGACCATTCGGGTCTTGAGTTTGCCAAACATGTTCGGGAGGAACTCAAGAACGCTCATGTTCGGATTGTGCTGCGAACCGGCCAGCCGGGGCACGCCCCCGAAAGCAGAATTATTTCCGATTATGATATCAACGACTACAAAGAAAAAACCGAACTGACTGCACAAAAGCTCTACACGCTGATGTTTTCCTGCCTCCGTTCCTACAGAGACATCATGGCCCTGGAGCGCAACAGACGGGGGCTGGAGCACGTCATCTCGGCCTCTCAAGACATTTTCACGCATGACTCCATTTCCACTTTCGCCGAAGGGGTCATGGAACAGATCAGTTCTCTTCTTTATGCGGACCAGGGGGCTCTCATGTGTGAGCTGAATGGTCTGGTGACACATGAAAACCGGGCGGGGATAACCTTTCTGGCAGGCACCGGCAAATTCGAAAACAAGGAGGGAAAGGTTCTCAATGACTTTCTTCCCGGCGAGGTTCTAAGCCGCCTGAGCCTGGTAGAAGATGACTCGGGTAGCATCGAGGTTGGAGATCACTTCCTGTCCTACCTGTCCACCAAGGATGGTCATCGAAATATTCTGCTTATCTCCGGGGTCAGGTTTGCTCACCCCTCGGAGCGAAGGATCATGAACCTGTTCTGCCAAAACGCTCTCATTGCGTTCGATAATCTCAATCTCAGAGTCGAAATTGAAGAAACGCAAAGGGAACTGGTCTACCGGCTGGGGGAAGCCGTTGAGACCCGCTCAAGGGAAACCGGGAACCATGTGCAGCGGGTCGCCGAGTTTTCGAAGATACTCGCTCTCAAATCCGGGATGTCTGCAAGAGATGCCGAAATCTTGAAGCATGCCTCGCCAATGCATGACCTTGGGAAAATCGGCATTCCAGATTCCATTCTGAACAAGCCGGCAAAGCTGACGGAGGAAGAATGGGAGATCATGCAGAACCATGCGTCTCTCGGCGCCCAGATGTTGGGGAATTCAGACAGGGAAATCCTGAATGTTGGGGCGATAGTGGCCCTCGAGCACCATGAGAAATGGGATGGCACTGGCTATCCGAATGGAAAATCCGGCGAGGAGATTTCGCTGGTCGGGCGGATCACGGCGATCACCGACGTTTTCGACGCTCTGTCCAGCGATCGCTGTTACAAGAACGCCTGGCCGCACGACGAAGTCGTTCAGTATCTCATTTCTGAAAAAGGAAAGCACTTTGATCCCGACCTTGTGGATCTGTTTATTGAAAACATGGATGAGATGAGATCGGTTCAAAGCCGATATCCATAG